Proteins from a genomic interval of Lolium perenne isolate Kyuss_39 chromosome 1, Kyuss_2.0, whole genome shotgun sequence:
- the LOC139831288 gene encoding uncharacterized protein: MAHILTGCSFSTTIWFKVLSWIRSTAKPPMLEGDFAEWWSLVAQTAPRQLRKGPSSLIMLTAWWIWKHRNAAVFDNAHPSVTSLLSDIKDEARQWADAGARRLRQLLP; the protein is encoded by the coding sequence ATGGCGCACATCCTAACCGGATGCTCCTTCTCTACGACCATTTGGTTCAAGGTCCTATCGTGGATTCGATCCACCGCTAAGCCTCCCATGCTTGAGGGTgacttcgcggagtggtggtcgctAGTGGCGCAGACCGCCCCTCGCCAGTTGCGTAAAGGACCTTCGTCGCTCATCATGCTCACGGCGTGGTGGATTTGGAAGCACAGGAACGCTGCGGTCTTTGACAACGCGCATCCCTCGGTGACCTCCTTACTTAGCGACATCAAGGATGAGGCGCGTCAATGGGCGGACGCGGGTGCCCGGAGGCTTCGCCAACTTCTCCCCTAG